The Pseudomonadota bacterium sequence AAACGAGCCCGCGATGACAAACGGGTTCGGCACGGCTTCAGTTTGTGGGTAGGGAAGCTGAAGGCAGGGGGCGGATGCGAATTCGCTCACGGGTCACGACGGCGAATCGCCCCGCCCAGTCGGATCGGCCGGTTAGGACGCGGAGCATGTGCGAGACGGCCTCGTCTCGAGGCTTTCCCTCGAGGCGGAAGAGAACGACGCCGCTCGAGGCAGGAAGACGATACCGGAAGGCGAGCTCGCCGAAGTCTTTGTCCTGCGTGACGATCACTCGTTGCTCGGCCCCGGCAAAGGCCAGCAGCTTTCGGTCCGGTGCTCCGCGGAGCGACTCCTTGGCCGACACGACGTCGTTGCCGCCATCTCGCAGCGCCGTGATCAGATCGCGAGGGATGTTCTCGTCTGCCAGGAAACGCATGTCAGGCGGGGATTGGGTAGATGCGTTCGCTTTTCAGAATGTCGCTCGCGTAAGCCAGACACGCCTGCACATCCGCGGCCGTCAGGTGGTCGTACTCTTCGATGACCTGCTCGAGGGTCCAGCCCTGAGCCAGCAGATCGACTACGAAATCGACCGCGATCCGCGTGCCCTTGATAACGGGCTTGCCGACGAGCACCTCCGAGTCGATCGCGATTCTGTCCTGCCAAGCCATGCGGCACCTCCCACATCGATAATAAGCTCTGGAGACGGAGGTCGCCAGTGGTCGGAGCCGTTTTCGGCGGGGGACGGAAAAGGACCGAAACGAGCCTGAATCCTCCAGCCCGCGGAGATCCTCCGCGGGTGCGTTCGTTCGGGTGCGTCCCGAGGCACGGCGTCGGAGCCTACGGCGCTGAACGCGACGGTGTCGAAAGGGTTCGCGGAACCCTCAACCGCTGTGGCGCTGCGATGCTTTGCTCCCTCTCCCGGCGGGAGAGGGCTGGGGTGAGGGTGAATGAGGCCTACTTCTGCGGCTTGCCCATGACCGCCGCGAACAGCTCGTCGTCGACGAGCGCGCCCTCGGCGAGCAGCTGGCGGTACTTGATGAAGTCGATCGTGTCCTTGCCGGTGATCTTCTTCGTGTTGAACGCGTTGAAGCCCAGGAACGCCTCGCTGCTCATGTTCGCCGCGAGCCAGTGGCGGTACGAGAGCTTCGCCTGGTCCCAGAAGAACTTCTTCTTTGCGCGGACGCAGTCGATCGACATCTGCAGGCAGTTCGGGAAGAGGTTCGTGAAGGTCCACACGATCTCGTCGACCGCCTTGTCGAGCGCCTCGAAGCTCGTCGTCGCGCCCTTGACGAGGTCGCGCGCCTTCTTCATCTCGTCGCCGGTCTTCATCTCGCCGTAGACTATCTCGCCGTCGTCGACATACCTGTCGGTGATCACCTGCGGGTTGCGCACGAGCCTGCCGTCCTGCTTGATGACCGGCACGACCTTGGAGATGAGGCCGAGGCGCTTCATCTTGTACGCGCTCCACATCTCGCAGGAGATGCAGTTCCACATCGCGTCCTCGATCGTGAGCATCCAGGGGAGGAAGTCCGTCGAGCCGCCGACCGGAGCCGAGCCGTGCCGCGGGCCGGCCTGGCCGAAGATCGCGAGGTCGGAGGCGACCGCGAGATCGCACGCCATGCCGATCTCCTGGCCGCCGGCGACGCGCATGCCGTTGACGCGGCAGATCACCGGCTTCTTGCAGTCGAGGATGCCGTCGACCATGCCGTTGAAGAGGTCCATGTACAGGCCGTACTCGGTCGGCCGCTGGGAGTAGTACTCGGCGTACTCCTTGGTGTTGCCGCCCGTGCAGAACGCCTTGTCGCCCACGGCGGTGAACACGACGGCGACCACGCGCCGGTCCATGCTCGCCTTGTGGAAGCCCGCGGTCACCCCCTTCACCATGCCCGTCGTGTACGAGTTGAACTGGGCCGGGTTGTTCAGCGTGATCCACGCCGTGAAGAGGCCGTCCGCCTTCTTGCCGCTCTTGGGATCCGCGATCGGCTTCAGCTCGTAGAGGACGCACGGCGCCTCCTTGCCGAAGAACTGGTCTCCCCACAGATCGTGGTCCTTGATTTCGCCTTCCCTGGGCAGCCAATCGAGCGTCATGCCGGCACCTCCTTTTTCGCGGATGTCTGGAAGGAAACTTCTATCTTGGCGGGCGGCGGCGCGTCAAGGCTTGGCGTTGCGGGCCTTCGCGACCTCGTCGACGCAGATCACGAGGTTCGCCACGGCGCGGTTGTACGGCACCGGGACGCCGTTCTGCTCGCCGATCTCGGCGATGCGGTGGTTGAGATAGGCGATCTCCGTCTGCCTCTTGTTGGCGACGTCGTCATACATGGATGGCATGTGGTGGCCGGCCTTGCGGAAGTACGCGAGCGTGTCGTCGTAGAACTTCCTGTCGAACGCGTAGCCGATGCTCGCCGCGACCGCGAGCTGCTCCTCGAGCATGCGCTCGAGCAGCGAGAGGCTCGCCTGCGACTCCATCGCCTCGGCCATGTCCTTGCCCGTGAGCGCGGAGATCGGCATGAGCGCCGCGTTGCGGATCGACTTGGCCCAGACGAAGCGCTGCACGTCGTCGGAGCACTCGGTGGTGAGCTGCGCTGCGGTCATGAGCGCCGCCACCTCCTTGGCCTTGGCCTCGGCTGCCTCGTTGCCGCGGGCGGCCGCGCCCACGAAGTTCGTGCCGTTGAAGAACGTCATGTGGATGCAGCCGAGCCCGGCCGCGTTGCCGGCGTAGTTGACCACGCCCCGCAGGGTGACCGCGGGCCCGCAGGCGGCGAGGATCGGCGCCTCGGTGTCGATCCCGTTCTGGAAGACGGCGACCGCGCCGCCGTCCGCGATGATCGACGGGAGGGCACCGGCGATGACGCGGTTGATGGGCGCCTTGACGCACACGAACACGATATCGAAGCGCGCGCCCGCTCTGGCCGCGGCCTCGATCGAGTCGAAGGTCCCCGCGACCGGCGTGCGGAACTCGGTGAAGCCCTCGATGTGGATGCCGTCGATCCGGATCTTCTCGACGAACGATTTCAGCACGTCGATAACGGTGACCTCGTTGCCGCCGCGGCCCATGTAGGCGGCGAGAATGCTCCCCACGGGCCCGGCGCCCACGACAGC is a genomic window containing:
- the oah gene encoding 6-oxocyclohex-1-ene-1-carbonyl-CoA hydratase; its protein translation is MTLDWLPREGEIKDHDLWGDQFFGKEAPCVLYELKPIADPKSGKKADGLFTAWITLNNPAQFNSYTTGMVKGVTAGFHKASMDRRVVAVVFTAVGDKAFCTGGNTKEYAEYYSQRPTEYGLYMDLFNGMVDGILDCKKPVICRVNGMRVAGGQEIGMACDLAVASDLAIFGQAGPRHGSAPVGGSTDFLPWMLTIEDAMWNCISCEMWSAYKMKRLGLISKVVPVIKQDGRLVRNPQVITDRYVDDGEIVYGEMKTGDEMKKARDLVKGATTSFEALDKAVDEIVWTFTNLFPNCLQMSIDCVRAKKKFFWDQAKLSYRHWLAANMSSEAFLGFNAFNTKKITGKDTIDFIKYRQLLAEGALVDDELFAAVMGKPQK
- a CDS encoding DUF433 domain-containing protein, with amino-acid sequence MAWQDRIAIDSEVLVGKPVIKGTRIAVDFVVDLLAQGWTLEQVIEEYDHLTAADVQACLAYASDILKSERIYPIPA
- a CDS encoding DUF5615 family PIN-like protein: MRFLADENIPRDLITALRDGGNDVVSAKESLRGAPDRKLLAFAGAEQRVIVTQDKDFGELAFRYRLPASSGVVLFRLEGKPRDEAVSHMLRVLTGRSDWAGRFAVVTRERIRIRPLPSASLPTN
- a CDS encoding ketopantoate reductase family protein, which produces MKNPKIAVVGAGPVGSILAAYMGRGGNEVTVIDVLKSFVEKIRIDGIHIEGFTEFRTPVAGTFDSIEAAARAGARFDIVFVCVKAPINRVIAGALPSIIADGGAVAVFQNGIDTEAPILAACGPAVTLRGVVNYAGNAAGLGCIHMTFFNGTNFVGAAARGNEAAEAKAKEVAALMTAAQLTTECSDDVQRFVWAKSIRNAALMPISALTGKDMAEAMESQASLSLLERMLEEQLAVAASIGYAFDRKFYDDTLAYFRKAGHHMPSMYDDVANKRQTEIAYLNHRIAEIGEQNGVPVPYNRAVANLVICVDEVAKARNAKP